From the genome of Desulfobaculum xiamenense, one region includes:
- a CDS encoding RNA recognition motif domain-containing protein, producing the protein MSKNIYVGNLAWGASDEDLHSLFSEFGEVISARVVMDRETGRSRGFGFVEMDDEGALQAIEALNGNNYMGRDLRVNEAQPRERRPRY; encoded by the coding sequence TTGTCTAAGAACATTTATGTCGGCAACCTGGCCTGGGGCGCTTCTGACGAAGACCTTCATTCTCTCTTTTCCGAGTTCGGTGAAGTGATTTCCGCACGTGTCGTCATGGACCGTGAGACTGGTCGCTCCCGTGGCTTCGGATTTGTCGAAATGGATGACGAAGGCGCTCTTCAGGCCATTGAGGCCCTGAACGGCAACAACTACATGGGCCGTGACCTTCGTGTCAACGAAGCCCAGCCCCGTGAGCGCCGCCCCCGCTACTAG